A window of Tachypleus tridentatus isolate NWPU-2018 chromosome 7, ASM421037v1, whole genome shotgun sequence genomic DNA:
AGAACAAGTAGAAAATAGCAAACCAGTTTTTTATCTAGACGGAAgtcagaaaaaaatcacaaacgtAATcctttccttaattatatatatattttaaaaagtcgttagatatatttctttttcgctaaaaacttaaaactaaaccagttttctttttaaacattttgtttaaattataattagatGTCTATAGTCGATTTTTGTTTCGTAATTCCAGTCACAGGTATATTATGTTATACCATCGTTATAAGGTATTAATGATTGCTATAAAATTTGATTGTTTACACATAATATTTATGTGGATTTTTCTGTTATTACTAGAACAAACATCCAGCTGTCTGTTGACGTCACAACCCTCGACCGGAAGTTTTCACACTAACTCTGGTTCTTCAGCAACGTCTGCAAGCGGTACCGGAAGTTCTGACTCTGGGCAGCGGCAGAGGACCCGTCGGAAACCGCGTGTGCTCTTCTCACAAGCCCAGGTGTACGAGTTGGAGCGGCGCTTCAAGCAGCAGAGATACCTGTCAGCTCCGGAGCGCGAGCAGCTGGCGAGTCTCTTGAAGCTCACGTCCACTCAAGTTAAAATCTGGTTCCAGAACCGTCGGTACAAGTGCAAGCGGCAACGACAAGATAAGAACCTTGAGCTGACAGCCGCTAACATGCACCCTCCCCGACGAGTCGCTGTTCCGGTGCTCGTTCGAGACGGAAAGCCTTGTCCGGCACCGCCGTACTCGGTCTCCACTAGCTGTAACGTCAGCCCTTACACTCCATCCGCGAGCGGCTATCCCAGTCCTTCTTACAACCAGATTGGCAACGGGTTGCCGCAAAACGGTGTTCTGGGCGGTGGGCCAGGGGGACCGGCGCCTGGTTATATGAACATGTGCATGGGTCAGCCGGGTGGTCACCAGGGACCGACCGTACATGCAGCCCAGGGGCTGCGACCGCACTGGTGAACATCTTCGCGACGGAACATCTGTAGATGTGGCGTTGGTGGAGTTCAATGAAACAAGGAACAGCAAAAAGCAGCTGAACTCGGGGAAATCAGTTTGTTGCTTATGAAACAGACATCAGCGGGTGTGTTTGGCCATCACGTGTACTTGTACGATGCTTCACCTGGCTGGCTGAGAATAAAGATATTACTCTAACATTATACGTAAGCGGGAAATAATCATTATATTGCTATACACGAGGCTTTATTTTCATGAGAGATTGAAAAAAAGTTAGTGTATAAGACtccaaaataagtttaaataaagaaactgtaaGCGTTATCCATATAGCATATGTTTGCTGAGCAAATGACAATTTATTATTCAACagctttatatatgtatacttcaAAGTTAAAGCCAAAAGATGGCGAAGCACTGGAAACCACTGGGCCTAACATATCTGATAAGAATCAGGTTAAACTAcagatgtttaattttgtttttgttctcttaCTTTGTTTCTTTCAGTTGATCACAAATATCAGGCCtattgaacaatatatatatattgtttcttttaaaacgtTTATCTTCGATATATCGCCGTTTATTTGATAATCCGAGatgtaaataaaattactgatagattaagacaaaaacataagATTAATTAATCTCAGTAGGATTATGAATATTCTGAAGCTACATCGCGGTTAGATCTTTAGTTTATGTAGTTAGAGCTCCGTTatttagacatttttttctcaagtcaatccattttatttcttctcattaattttattaaagataaccttataataatatttacaattactTTTCTCTAGTCTGGAAATTCCGGGATCTTTAATTTATCTTATAATTCTAGTTATCATCTCTAAAACCATTTCGTTGTTATTTTCTTAATACAGTTTATCTATCTTCTCCAAGTCGTGAGAGAGTTCCACATTCAAATTTATTTAGtaaatagatttatgtatctattCACTGAGTTAGGAACcgacttgttttattcttttgtagTTATTAACAGACCTCCATATTCAAGATTCCACTATTAACGCATCTGGTTATTTCTTCCAGTGAGTGAAATGTCTCCTTACAGTTTGTTTCATAACGTTTCAAATCCATCATTTAATTTCATACTCTttccttattttttgttttcaaaatatttttcggACTATCAATATAATCATTTCATAAAATCGATTATCAGTTGTTCAATTTTGTCTCCTAGGGTCACAGTCCCTTCACATAACTGATTAGTTAGTTGATTTTTGAAACGCTTTATAGATATCGAAACTCATAATTCTCATCTtgataattttgttacttttcattTTTCACTCTTTTAAGTATTTGAGAAAACGACTTCGAATTTATAGCTCTCTCTCTCGgttatatttatacttttgtcctttttttaatcttcaaattAAATCCGCCTCAATTGAACTGTAGTTGAGTTAGTTTTTGCAGCTTTAACTAAATAGCAAACTATTTAGAATCAAAAGTAGGTCGAAATTTAGTGATGTGTATTATGTGTTGATGGACTGGAAGAGAAAAAGTTGATTTGAAGcttttattaaatatctttgtgtaCTTTGGTGAATAAAATCCCGGTGGGTTTACTTAAATCATATCTGTGTATGGGCGAGTTGTTATTGGACCCATAACTTTATAAAGACCTGCTgttacacaaaacaacaacaaaaatttcagATGCTGGTTTTTATAGTAGATTCAAGTATTTGTATACCCGATGGACATTCAGGCCTTTCTTCTTAAATTgattggtttttattttgttttgtataaacaCTCGTGTAAGAAGAATAAgtgactaaaatatgttttatgacaTTCGTGTGGTTGATCTCTTCCGGATAATTCGTTTATATTTTGAAACGATTCGTGAAAACATCGGAAAATACGGATGCGTCTATCTTAATGAAATAACAAAGGATATGAAACTTTAACAACTTTAAGGAGAGAGGAAGATGTTTAgttgataaaaaagtatttaagGTTTATTGACCCCTGACAGTCATTTcactaatacaaaaataaaataaaagactcATAGCCAgaagaattattatttattgtttgtggTATCTATTAGATGTTAAGTTATGAGTTCACACGGAAATTAAAGCGGATACAAATAATTTCATGGACAACTATTTTAGtcgaaaatattatttatcatagaGTCACACaatggttgtttttatttgtttatttctgtacACTGTTTCACCGCTGGAAATCGactctcccagtggcacagcgacatgtctgggACTCACAACGTtagaaacaggatttcgatacacatggtgggcaaaggacagatagctcattgtgtagctttgtactaactctaaaagaatcaaacaaacagATTACACTCAAAAGGAATGAGCTGCTAGAAACTCTGTGATTCCAAAAtaacagaacaacaacaaaacacctacAACTGAATATTTGATAACCCACTCAACCCTGACTCCAGTccttttaattattcatttgtttaaaattttcggACTAATATTTTCAATGCTTAGTTGctccagccgtccttaattttgaaatgatagactaacCAATAACAATCGCCGCCAACTGTTCAGCTACTCTCATCTGACCTCACGGTCAACTTTGTAATGAGTTCGCTGTGCCAGAGTGAGGAGTGCGAATTTGTTACTGTTATTTGCAGTAATGAAAAGCGAACCtagttaaggcgctcaactcgtagtctgaggttcacgagttcgaatcctcgtcacaccaaacatgctcgccctttcagccatggggacgttataacgtaacggtcaatcccactattcgtaggtaaacgagtagcccaagagttgaagacgggtggtgacgactagctagctgccttccctctagtcttacactgctaaattagggacgtgaAGTTTtgcccaaaattaaaaagaaaccaaacaaaccgAACGCTAGGACTGAAGGTACATACTCCGGTACGTTAACAAGTGAGCGACGGTCGCCTGTCGTTTGTGTAAATATGATGGAaagtttgttgggttttttttttcgtatttgttCTCAAATTTACTGAAAAGATACTCATAATTAATGGGAacaatttttacagttttttttaattatatttctaaagtGTAACAGATTTGTTACACTTGAACTTGttgaatttctttgtttatttattgttaaacacaaacctacatattgggctatctgtgtttagcTCACCACAGGTATTTCAACTTGCCGATAAGTCACTGAAGGGATAAATTGTTTAGCGTTTAATGTTTTGGACTCGtgggaaataatatttttttctacaaattattCCTATACTCCGAAAATTCATGGTTCACGCCTCGTTGTTAAAAGACACACCCTGCACTTTAGGACCGTtagtaatttgtaataatgaatattaaattttcttctccggtcagacaagagtagcccaagagtcggttgTTAGTGCAGTGGTTaactacactgcacaacaattttttgagaagttttgcttcctgaaaagtttttgctgattgtaacaggtacctggtgggtatgcacaaatatagttttggttttgcttcatcacgtaggaactctaagaaatagacagttaactgtttacctgcaataacatatttaattgcgtttatgtttctaacacgctgttaagttcaacataattaaaagtgttttgctcctgattttcgtttgtattcaatgtccggtgcatcacgttgcagtgtccaacagtagccAGCAAGcactgacggattccagttgctctgatatcgttttttcattgtagcaaaactgaagttttcaataaaactgtacgtgatgggcaaatgtggatgtgattttcatgatcagcagccaaaaatctataagaaacacccaacagtgttcaagaagcaaaaactttgttgtgcagtgttatctttTCCTGAGACTATCAGGGTAAAACTAAGGCCAGTTATGGGaaggtagcccttgtgtaactctGCCCAAAATTCTAAAACAGATTAACCTATAAACATAACTGAAGATGCTGCTTCTATGAATTATAACCTCACAACGAATGACTCATAGCGTGACGATTTCTATATTATAACTGTACGAACTGATTTAATGGAAATGCTAATATATCTGGCACAGTTTCCATTGTAAAAAATCAATGGCTTAGCGTAAAGCTAAAGAACGGACTGTAACTTTAactgtgtccaccacgggaatCAAACCTAAAATGTTagcattataatttttaacagttaCTGCTTTCTATTAAACAAAATTGATGAAATGTTTCATAGATAAGCCTAAAGATATCTGACATTAAAAACAAGGATTCGATATCTCTGATCGGCACAGTgtagacaacccattgtgtagagTTGTGCTTagcaagaaacaaacaacaaatattaaaattctttGAAACATGAAATCGGTTGAATACAAAAACCGTGTCATGTCATGAAAAGTCATGAAATAATAAGATAAAGTaacaattaaacagaaaaaaaaaacatctttcgTAACTAGACAAACATGTATAGTAAGTAGACACGTTTGTATATCCATATTGACTAAATACGTTGAAATCATCTGGCCCtgcgtggccaagtggttaggggtgctcgacttgtaatatgaggatGACAGAATCGAATaccgtcacgctaaacatgctccctTTTTCAGtcattggagcgttataatgtgacggtcaatcccactcttcgttggtaaccgagtagctcaagagttggcggtgggtggtggtgactagctgcctttcctctagccttacactgctaaattagggtcggctagcgcagataaccctcgtgtagttttgcgctaaattctaaagtcaaagaaacaaactgaaattatttaaacGTTAGTAGTAAAAGaggaattatatttttatattagttctCATAAATAATTGTACCATTTCTGGTACTTTATGGACTTGGAACGTTAAAATCCAAGTTTTGATTTCCCGTAACGAATTGCTTGGCTTTAAAAACGAAGAACATTATAGAAAAGTAGTTATAAGGCACTTCAATTTATTTCGTATTGGGGAAGGAGTGAGGCTTGTGGGgcttgtttatgtttttgtttattatcgttataaatttcattaaccaCGTAACATAGTAGTCGTTATCACGATTCaatgacggcccggcatggccaagcgtgttaaggcgtacgactcgtaatctgagggtcgcaggttcgcatcccccattgcgctgaacatgctcgccctttcagccgtgagggcgttataattgtgacggtcaatcccactattcgttggtaaaagagtagcccaagagttggcggtgggtggtgatgactagttgccttccctctagtcttacactactaaattagggacggttagcacagatagcctcgagtagctttgcgcgaaattaaaaaaacaaacaaacaaacactgttcaATAGTTTGGAAAGTTTACATTAGGTCTTTCAATTTAAATCTTTGAAGCGAATAAATCTGctttttttttccataagaaTTTTCTGTTGGAACAAGACACAATATCATTCACTTCTTCGTCTATCAACCAATCCCCACTTCTCACAGATTCTTTCTCTGTATTTACTCGTATTGCGCCCCCTATTTACCCGTCTATAATTTGCCAGGTACTCGGGATCGTTGGTCTCTCATTTGATGAACGTTTTCCTCTGCATAAGCCAGAAGTCAATTTAATAGACTTACTTAGCAGTAGAAACAGACATCAGACTCCACGCCGGCTCATTCTATGGTCTTTTTACGCACGTTAACCCAGATTAACTCGACAAGAGACCTTACGTATCACTATCAACACTGACTTTATACTGTAAGACACTCTCTGCTGGCTCTCGGGTTAGTTACGGTAAATTATTAGAACCATTTTGTAAGGTGCTACTACCAGTTAGTTCAGTGAGTTCTGGAAACATGCTTTAACACATCGAAATGCGTCTGGCGAAAGTTGGTATCATTGGAACTGGGTATATAGAAATTAGTAAAAAGTGAACTCGCATTGTGTTCTCTTACATATCACCAtccttttatttcattaatacacCCGTTCCTTTTTTTCGTAATGCATGCACAGGGTAGTTGACTCTTGaaagatgtatttaaaataattctacacCTTTTTTCACACTCTACGCCAAAATTTGGGTGCAGTTGCCCATGGGgtacaaaatagaaaatatgttCTATAGGTTTGTGTTATAAACTACACGTGAAACTTTAAAAGGACAACTTTATTTCTCTTAAATCATTTAGATATAGattgtaaacaaaattacattacaTCTGTCATGTCCATTGCCGATGATGCCTTTCGC
This region includes:
- the LOC143257884 gene encoding uncharacterized protein LOC143257884 encodes the protein MLASAASSGSVGTPFSVKDILNLTNQEGFDGLGFDQQNFFFPSTNLDKVFFEDPTDNSLPPLTLGPPSPASSSPIYLRDFNPQPPIMTHTTPQTAPPMTSPHVQSLSHLCPPFSPPPLSTLTRSIITTVYLPWMKLIHSRIQKNISTHVSEDLRSDTPVKDWAVAKYRREQTSSCLLTSQPSTGSFHTNSGSSATSASGTGSSDSGQRQRTRRKPRVLFSQAQVYELERRFKQQRYLSAPEREQLASLLKLTSTQVKIWFQNRRYKCKRQRQDKNLELTAANMHPPRRVAVPVLVRDGKPCPAPPYSVSTSCNVSPYTPSASGYPSPSYNQIGNGLPQNGVLGGGPGGPAPGYMNMCMGQPGGHQGPTVHAAQGLRPHW